A genomic region of Populus nigra chromosome 11, ddPopNigr1.1, whole genome shotgun sequence contains the following coding sequences:
- the LOC133667988 gene encoding disease resistance protein RUN1-like: protein MVINFVLCTIYLSFTQPHSFHVTMTSSFSSGSSSSSSSSKPWIYDVFLSFRGEDTSKNFTDHLYFALKDAGINTFRDDNELRSGEAIQKSRISVILFSRNYANSRWCLEGLVKIMECWRSCRQLVFPIFYDVDPSDVRKQTGSFAEAFAGHEERFVLQTDKGKVATWRMALTEAANLSGWDLRNVADGHEAKFIKKIVGEISRELSSTYLFIAFYPVGINSRVQQLNFLLNAGSNEVCIVGICGMGGIGKTTIAKAMYYELFHSFDGKCFLANVREISQQQNGHVKLQEQLLFDILKTDKIKIGNVDRGMNMIKERLHSRKVLLILDDVDKLDQLQAIAGSRDWFGSGSKIIVTTRDKHVLTVLGADRVYMAREMNDIEALELFSWHAFRTSHPVEDYKVLSEQIVDYCGRLPLALEVIGSFLFGRSIVEWKSALEKLRRIPDDQIQKKLQISFDGLNDDTQKDLFLDISCFFVGMDKEYVLPILNGCDFFADIGLGVLTQRCLVSVNEKNKLIMHDLLRDMGREIVRAQSPNNPGRRSRLWIREEVADVLRRNMGTEATQGMAINLLKGNDMKVDLNVFCNLQNLRLLQLNHVKLAGGCEYLLRKLTWLCWHGFPLSFIPDGLYGENLVAIDMRHSNLRQVKNSKFLLKLKFLNLSHSHYLSRTPDFSRLPHLERLKLKDCRSLVEVHHSIGYLDRLVLVNLKDCKQLRRLPSSFWKSKSIEILYLSGCSKFDELPEDLGDLESLTILNAEDTAIRQVPSTIVRLKNLKDLSLCGCKGSTSATFPSRLRSWFLPRKILNPTNLLPPFHVTSLSLRDCNLSDDALPRDLGSLPTLTNLELDRNSFQSLQRSLILIYL, encoded by the exons ATGGTCATTAATTTTGTACTTTGTACCATATATCTTTCTTTCACTCAACCCCATAGCTTTCATGTTACAATGACATCATCATTTTCATCTGGGTCTTCGTCTTCGTCTTCATCTTCAAAACCATGGATTTATGATGTATTTTTGAGTTTTAGAGGCGAAGACACAAGCAAAAATTTCACCGATCATCTCTACTTTGCTTTAAAAGATGCTGGAATCAACACATTTAGAGACGACAATGAGCTTCGAAGTGGTGAAGCGATCCAAAAGTCTAGAATTTCAGTCATTCTTTTCTCAAGAAATTATGCAAATTCTAGATGGTGTCTTGAGGGATTAGTGAAGATCATGGAGTGTTGGAGAAGTTGTAGGCAACTTGTTTTTCCTATATTCTATGATGTTGATCCATCTGATGTAAGGAAACAAACTGGAAGTTTTGCAGAGGCCTTTGCTGGACATGAAGAAAGGTTTGTGCTCCAGACAGACAAGGGCAAGGTGGCGACATGGAGGATGGCTTTGACTGAAGCTGCAAATTTGTCTGGATGGGATTTGAGGAATGTTGCGGATGG GCATGAagcaaaatttataaagaaaattgttGGGGAGATTTCCAGGGAACTGAGCAGCACATACTTGTTCATAGCCTTCTATCCAGTCGGGATAAACTCTCGTGTGCAACAATTGAACTTTTTATTAAATGCTGGATCAAACGAGGTCTGCATTGTAGGAATATGTGGAATGGGAGGCATAGGGAAAACAACCATTGCCAAGGCCATGTATTATGAGTTGTTTCATAGTTTTGATGGGAAATGTTTTCTTGCCAATGTTCGAGAAATTTCACAGCAGCAAAATGGTCATGTCAAACTGCAAGAACAACTTCTTTTTGATATCCTGAAGACAGACAAGATTAAGATTGGCAATGTTGACAGAGGAATGAATATGATAAAGGAAAGACTTCACAGTAGAAAAGTCCTTCTCATACTGGATGATGTAGATAAATTAGATCAGTTACAAGCGATAGCGGGGAGTCGAGATTGGTTTGGTTCAGGAAGCAAAATCATTGTAACAACAAGAGATAAGCATGTTCTAACAGTTCTTGGAGCTGATCGAGTATACATGGCTAGAGAAATGAATGACATCGAAGCTTTGGAGCTCTTTAGTTGGCATGCCTTCCGAACAAGCCATCCCGTCGAAGATTATAAGGTGTTGTCAGAACAAATTGTTGACTACTGTGGAAGATTGCCACTAGCACTTGAAGTAATAGGCTCTTTTCTATTTGGTAGAAGTATAGTTGAATGGAAAAGTGCATTGGAAAAACTGAGAAGAATTCCTGATGATCAAATTCAGAAAAAGCTCCAAATAAGTTTTGATGGCCTGAATGATGACACACAGAAAGATTtattcctcgatatatcatgtTTCTTTGTTGGGATGGACAAGGAATATGTGTTACCAATATTAAATGGTTGTGATTTTTTTGCAGACATCGGACTTGGTGTCCTCACTCAGAGGTGCCTTGTATCTGTTAATGAAAAGAACAAGCTAATAATGCATGATTTGCTTCGAGATATGGGGAGAGAAATTGTTCGTGCGCAATCACCGAACAATCCGGGAAGGCGGAGTAGATTATGGATTCGTGAAGAAGTTGCTGACGTTTTGAGAAGAAACATG GGAACTGAAGCAACCCAAGGGATGGCCATAAACTTGCTGAAAGGGAATGACATGAAAGTGGATTTAAATGTGTTTTGCAATCTGCAAAACCTAAGGCTGCTCCAGCTCAATCATGTAAAGCTTGCTGGAGGCTGTGAATATCTTTTGAGAAAATTAACCTGGCTCTGCTGGCATGGATTTCCACTCTCGTTCATACCTGATGGCCTCTATGGGGAAAACCTTGTTGCTATAGATATGCGACACAGCAACCTAAGACAGGTTAAGAATTCTAAG TTCCTTTTGAAGTTGAAGTTTCTTAATCTCAGTCATTCTCATTACCTATCTCGGACTCCCGACTTTTCCAGACTTCCACATCTGGAGAGGTTAAAACTCAAAGACTGCAGAAGTTTGGTTGAAGTTCATCATTCTATTGGATACCTTGATAGACTTGTTTtggtaaatttaaaagattgCAAGCAACTTAGGAGGCTCCCGAGTAGCTTCTGGAAGTCGAAGTCTATCGAGATTCTTTACCTCTCAGGCTGCTCAAAATTTGATGAATTGCCCGAGGACTTGGGAGATTTGGAATCCTTGACAATTCTCAATGCAGAAGACACTGCCATAAGACAAGTACCAAGTACCATAGTCAGATTGAAGAACCTCAAAGATTTATCACTTTGTGGCTGTAAAGGTTCAACTTCTGCAACATTTCCTTCACGTTTGAGGTCATGGTTTCTTCCAAGAAAAATTCTCAATCCAACCAACCTGTTGCCACCCTTTCATGTCACATCATTGTCGCTCAGGGATTGCAATTTATCTGATGATGCGCTTCCTAGAGATCTTGGGAGCTTACCCACACTAACCAATCTGGAATTGGACCGTAACAGTTTTCAAagtctacaaagatctttaattttaatttatctttaa
- the LOC133706320 gene encoding protein PSK SIMULATOR 1-like, translating into MGGICSKKSNGNNKKANPYGKTNGNGVVSYENKQHISSTQQVKESKEKKELQAANLKQESFLNSKNDIGDEFYDGIPRYPSSSIKSRSIRRQAAVAKVSEVSSRLSRVGSVGLGKAVEVLDTLGSSMTNLNPQTFTSSVATKGNELGILAFEVANTVVKGSNLMQSLSVRSVRHLKEEVLPSEGVQNLISKDMDELLRIVAADKREELKIFSGEVVRFGNRCKDPQWHNLDRYFEKISRDRNPRKQLQEEAESIMELLMILVQFTAELYHELQILDRMEHECQRREGSAAANQRGESLAMLKAEIKSQKKRIRNVKKKSLWSRSLEEVMEKLVDIIHFLILEIGNAFGSGDDSVQDEESVSNNPRLGPAGLSLHYANVVMQIDNLVARSGSMPPNGKDTLYQSLPPGVKSALRPKLQSFNVKDELTITEIKDTMEKTLHWLVPMSTNTAKVHHGFGWVGEWASSGSEANRKPAAGAADIIQIETLHHADKEKTEAYILEQLLWLHHLVSKTKSVSSGVSIKSHAKSAIGTQGQKSNQKQEQESPNAADLPDAVTSNAPPPTTTEDHKILQDASEENQIEENSKSQDINSVDTKLREDGGLSTTNNNSPRRKSEDSATVKSVPSVLPISDIGIDKEEELDKIDRVDVLRYKGKPGLVTVKT; encoded by the exons ATGGGAGGGATTTGTTCAAAGAAATCCAATGGTAACAACAAGAAAGCCAATCCATATGGAAAGACTAATGGGAATGGTGTTGTTTCTTATGAAAACAAGCAACATATTTCAAGTACTCAACAAGTGAAGGAAAGTAAAGAGAAGAAGGAATTGCAAGCGGCAAATTTAAAGCAGGAATCATTTTTGAATTCTAAAAATGATATTGGGGATGAGTTTTATGATGGGATTCCTAGATATCCATCATCATCAATCAAATCAAGATCAATTCGCAGACAAGCAGCTGTTGCCAAG GTTTCGGAGGTTAGTTCACGTTTAAGTAGAGTTGGCAGTGTTGGACTGGGGAAAGCAGTGGAGGTCCTGGACACGCTAGGGAGTAGCATGACAAATTTAAACCCCCAGACTTTCACCTCTAGTGTAGCGACCAAGGGCAATGAACTTGGAATTCTAGCTTTTGAGGTAGCTAACACGGTTGTCAAGGGTTCCAACCTTATGCAATCTCTTTCTGTACGAAGTGTAAGACATTTGAAGGAAGAGGTGCTTCCTTCAGAAGGTGTGCAAAATCTGATATCAAAAGATATGGACGAGCTTTTGAGGATTGTTGCAGCTGACAAGAG AGAAGAGCTGAAAATATTTTCAGGAGAAGTGGTTCGTTTCGGAAATCGATGTAAAGATCCTCAATGGCACAACTTGGACCGTTATTTTGAGAA AATTAGCCGAGATCGTAATCCTCGTAAGCAATTGCAGGAGGAGGCAGAATCCATAATGGAACTTTTAATGATTCTGGTTCAGTTTACAGCT GAGCTATACCATGAATTGCAAATTTTGGACAGAATGGAACATGAATGTCAACGTAGGGAGGGTAGTGCAGCAGCTAATCAGAGAG GAGAAAGCCTTGCGATGTTAAAGGCAGaaataaaaagccaaaaaaagcGAATACGAAATGTAAAGAAGAAATCACTTTGGTCTAGAAGTTTGGAAGAG GTGATGGAGAAGCTTGTAGATATCATCCATTTCTTAATCCTCGAGATCGGCAATGCCTTTGGTAGTGGTG ATGATTCCGTACAAGATGAAGAATCTGTTAGCAATAATCCAAGATTGGGACCTGCCGGTCTTTCTTTACATTATGCAAATGTAGTTATGCAAATTGATAATCTT GTGGCACGATCGGGCTCCATGCCTCCAAATGGTAAGGATACATTGTACCAGAGCTTGCCACCTGGTGTAAAATCAGCTCTACGTCCCAAACTGCAATCATTTAATGTCAAAGATGAG CTTACCATCACAGAAATTAAAGATACGATGGAGAAGACACTGCACTGGCTGGTTCCAATGTCCACTAACACAGCCAA AGTGCATCACGGTTTTGGTTGGGTTGGAGAGTGGGCAAGTTCCGG GTCTGAGGCCAACAGAAAACCTGCTGCTGGAGCAGCTGATATAATCCAGATTGAAACACTCCACCATGCGGACAAGGAGAAAACAGAAGCCTATATTCTTGAACAACTATTATGGCTTCACCATCTTGTCAGCAAAACCAAGAGTGTTTCTAGTGGTGTTAGCATAAAATCTCATGCCAAGTCTGCAATTGGCACACAGGGTCAGAAGTCGAATCAGAAACAAGAGCAAGAGTCACCCAATGCAGCTGACTTGCCTGACGCTGTAACGTCCAATGCACCACCACCAACAACGACCGAAGACCACAAAATATTGCAGGATGCAAGTGAGGAAAACCAGATAGAAGAAAATAGTAAGAGCCAGGACATCAACTCAGTGGATACCAAGTTGAGAGAAGATGGTGGGCTGAGTACGACTAACAACAATTCCCCTAGAAGGAAAAGCGAGGACTCAGCTACTGTCAAAAGTGTTCCTTCTGTGCTTCCCATCAGTGATATTGGTATTGACAAGGAGGAAGAATTGGATAAGATTGACAGAGTTGATGTGCTCAGATACAAGGGAAAGCCTGGACTTGTTACTGTCAAAACTTAA